Proteins encoded by one window of Lacipirellulaceae bacterium:
- a CDS encoding N-6 DNA methylase, with the protein MQVADLLDELGYADSPRFLSSRQRKLGTVPDYGHIFRLAKQKLSLRGVYTLQSHRDAPATPVVYVCKASSEQEADELHRYVWNQDVAPFLLVHTPKGVKLYSGYRHERTKSGDLYGVLEPLTAFNRISAITEHFSAGSIDSGNLWRSRGSQVTPEYRVDWKLLKNLRTLDKTLQDNGLPRKTSHALIGKYVYLHYLRDREILSPKKLGKWGIQSSEVFGRSATLKGVSEVVSQLNDWLNGSVFPLSFKGTEAPTQEHLRYVAGVFEGDEVSGAGELQLSLDFKAYDFSFIPIETLSIVYEQFLHDQSDGRPVAHGREMGAYYTPIPIVNMMLSELEEHHPLTKGMRVLDPSCGSGAFLVQCFRRLIEREFPPGTKPSPTELRSLLENHIFGVDVEEDACNVTELSLALTLLDYIDPPDLEDQRHRFKLPALRDKNIYCSNFFSKESAWDEEFTKRKFDWIVGNPPWKRLKPSQLREDEQPVWNWIEEHKKTHPVGGNQAARAFAWKATDYLSEDGEIALFMPAMTLFENAAEEFRRTFFQTFHVYTVANLSNLAEVLAGGRFRVPAACFFYRHRSSDEQSTPANEYVRTYSPLVANQEATRPEKPGRRNETWSIVINASEIRDIPYSEIAGGSGLPWKLATWGSNLDHRLLSRLSRRFPNLADLEDNATLVVAEGSPLVESPVAEGASRTRPEPRVRSKNVLNVKALEKLRHVFAFPDSALAKNRKNYTTLRGGRRGIEVSRPPHVIVSAARLFAVYSDEYLIVPPRQIGIVSPVDDERLLKCLSLFLSSDFMLYHQFFSSSQFGVKRDVATLRSLRGIPIPLLELSKVKVNEWLRLHKELVKTSPRRIGRPANHVVQKSLDGKTPEPLTPLVDELNDLVSDALGLTNGERALVEDFVHVRLKLNDGKVGDDATRTPTTKEIRKYASRLKRELDDFVGGDLPKRHAIGVVYDELSGMVRVDLTKDIAQSKKLVIASASSAEAKQLSRTRERLRQERTQWVYFDRNLRIYEGAKTYLLKPMQRFHWTVTQAMLDAREILTETLTPPELSE; encoded by the coding sequence CGATGCTCCAGCCACGCCGGTCGTCTATGTTTGTAAGGCGTCTTCGGAGCAGGAGGCGGATGAACTTCACCGCTACGTGTGGAATCAGGATGTAGCCCCTTTCTTACTTGTACATACACCTAAAGGAGTAAAGCTTTATTCAGGTTATAGACACGAACGAACGAAGTCGGGAGACTTATATGGCGTTCTTGAGCCGTTGACCGCTTTCAATCGTATCTCTGCGATAACTGAGCACTTCTCGGCAGGATCTATAGATTCTGGAAATCTCTGGCGATCCCGTGGCTCACAAGTGACACCTGAATATCGTGTTGATTGGAAATTACTCAAGAACCTCCGCACACTAGATAAAACGCTTCAGGACAATGGACTGCCTCGTAAAACTTCCCACGCTCTAATCGGGAAATACGTCTATCTTCACTATCTTCGTGATCGTGAAATTCTTTCACCAAAAAAACTTGGCAAATGGGGAATCCAATCAAGTGAAGTATTTGGTAGAAGTGCCACGCTCAAAGGGGTCTCCGAGGTAGTTAGTCAGTTGAACGATTGGCTGAATGGAAGTGTATTTCCACTTTCATTCAAGGGCACAGAGGCGCCGACACAAGAACACCTACGTTACGTAGCTGGGGTGTTTGAGGGTGACGAGGTTTCAGGAGCGGGAGAATTGCAGCTAAGCCTTGACTTCAAGGCATATGATTTTTCATTCATACCGATCGAAACCCTTTCGATAGTCTACGAACAATTCTTGCACGATCAATCAGATGGCAGGCCTGTTGCTCATGGCAGAGAAATGGGCGCCTACTACACGCCGATTCCGATCGTCAACATGATGCTCTCAGAACTCGAAGAGCATCATCCTCTCACGAAGGGAATGCGTGTTCTTGACCCATCTTGCGGGTCTGGGGCATTTCTAGTGCAGTGCTTCCGAAGGCTGATAGAAAGGGAGTTTCCTCCAGGCACAAAACCAAGCCCAACAGAATTGAGGTCTCTGCTCGAAAACCACATCTTTGGTGTCGATGTTGAGGAAGATGCGTGCAATGTTACCGAGCTCAGCCTCGCCTTAACACTGCTTGACTACATTGATCCACCAGACCTGGAAGACCAGCGGCATCGTTTTAAGTTGCCCGCGCTCCGCGACAAGAACATCTACTGTTCAAACTTCTTCTCTAAGGAGTCGGCGTGGGACGAGGAATTCACGAAACGGAAGTTTGACTGGATTGTGGGAAATCCTCCTTGGAAAAGGCTTAAACCCTCTCAGCTAAGAGAGGATGAACAACCTGTTTGGAACTGGATTGAAGAACATAAAAAGACTCATCCGGTTGGAGGCAATCAGGCTGCTCGGGCATTTGCTTGGAAAGCGACTGACTATCTTTCAGAAGATGGCGAGATCGCTCTGTTCATGCCAGCAATGACACTCTTTGAGAATGCAGCGGAAGAGTTTCGCCGTACATTTTTCCAAACCTTTCATGTATATACGGTAGCAAACTTATCCAATCTTGCGGAAGTACTCGCTGGAGGACGATTTCGGGTTCCCGCTGCTTGTTTTTTCTATCGTCATCGGTCTAGCGATGAACAATCTACACCTGCAAACGAGTACGTTCGAACTTACTCGCCACTTGTCGCGAATCAGGAAGCAACGCGGCCTGAGAAACCTGGCCGCCGCAATGAGACCTGGAGCATCGTCATCAATGCCAGCGAGATTCGTGACATTCCTTATAGTGAGATCGCAGGTGGAAGTGGTTTGCCTTGGAAGCTCGCAACCTGGGGATCCAATCTAGATCATCGTTTACTAAGTCGTTTGTCCCGGAGATTCCCAAACCTAGCCGACCTGGAAGATAATGCAACGCTCGTTGTGGCCGAAGGCTCTCCACTCGTAGAATCTCCAGTTGCTGAGGGTGCATCGCGAACACGCCCAGAGCCAAGGGTACGTAGCAAGAACGTACTAAATGTAAAAGCACTGGAAAAACTCAGGCATGTTTTTGCTTTTCCTGATTCGGCGCTGGCAAAGAATAGGAAGAACTATACTACTCTGCGTGGCGGAAGACGTGGCATTGAAGTGTCTCGCCCCCCTCACGTAATCGTAAGCGCGGCACGGCTTTTTGCTGTTTACAGCGATGAATACTTAATTGTTCCACCAAGGCAGATCGGGATTGTAAGCCCTGTGGACGATGAACGGCTGCTCAAGTGTTTATCATTGTTCCTAAGTTCCGACTTCATGCTCTACCATCAGTTCTTCTCGTCTTCACAGTTTGGCGTGAAACGTGATGTAGCAACTTTAAGATCACTTCGCGGCATTCCGATTCCGCTTCTTGAGCTCTCAAAGGTGAAAGTGAATGAGTGGCTAAGATTGCACAAAGAACTCGTGAAAACCTCTCCACGGCGTATAGGGAGACCAGCGAATCACGTGGTACAGAAGTCTCTCGACGGGAAAACCCCGGAACCACTCACACCGCTAGTTGACGAACTGAATGATCTTGTGAGCGACGCATTAGGATTGACCAACGGCGAGCGCGCTTTGGTCGAAGACTTCGTTCATGTGCGCTTAAAACTCAACGACGGGAAAGTTGGAGATGATGCAACTCGGACTCCAACCACCAAAGAAATTCGCAAGTACGCATCCCGTCTCAAGAGAGAACTCGATGACTTTGTAGGGGGTGATCTTCCAAAGCGACATGCGATTGGAGTGGTATACGATGAGCTATCCGGTATGGTCAGAGTTGATCTTACGAAAGACATTGCACAATCAAAAAAGCTTGTCATCGCATCAGCTAGTTCCGCAGAAGCGAAGCAACTCTCGCGTACCAGAGAACGACTGCGGCAAGAACGTACTCAATGGGTTTACTTCGACCGGAACCTCCGCATCTATGAGGGAGCAAAGACCTATTTATTGAAGCCGATGCAGAGATTTCATTGGACAGTGACTCAAGCGATGCTTGATGCTCGTGAGATCCTGACAGAAACTTTGACCCCACCGGAGTTGTCAGAGTGA
- a CDS encoding DUF1501 domain-containing protein, translated as MNQNLLSMNRRLFIKKGCAGVGVAALASLLQDEAPAAASSAGSHLGLRNVPHFAPKAKRVIYLFQSGGPAQQDLFDYKPLLNKMNGEELPPEVRSGQRLTGMSAHQSSLPIAGSHFKFSQHGESGAWLSELLPYHRDIVDDVCFIKSMHTEAINHDPAITMFQTGSQIAGRPSLGAWLSYGLGSENQDLPSFIVLVSAGQGGQPLYARLWGNGFLDSKYQGVQFRGGAEPVLYLSNPEGIPAARRRAQLDAINALNQHQFDKELDPEIESRISQYEMAFRMQTSVPDVADFSDEPASTFELYGEDAKKPGTFAANCLLARRLAERDVRFIQLYHQGWDHHGNLPNSIRGQAKETDQASAALVKDLKRLGLLEDTLVIWGGEFGRTSYTQGILTNTNYGRDHHPRCFTTWMAGGGVKPGISYGTTDEFSYNIAEDGVHVHDFNATLLHLMGIDHERLTYRYQGRRFRLTDVHGHVLDKIIA; from the coding sequence ATGAACCAAAATCTGCTATCAATGAATCGTCGCCTCTTCATCAAAAAGGGTTGCGCTGGCGTCGGCGTCGCCGCGCTGGCAAGTTTGCTGCAAGACGAAGCGCCTGCCGCAGCAAGTAGCGCGGGAAGTCACCTCGGCTTGCGAAATGTCCCTCACTTCGCCCCCAAGGCGAAGCGGGTGATCTATCTGTTCCAATCGGGCGGGCCGGCTCAGCAGGACTTATTCGATTACAAGCCGCTGCTCAACAAAATGAATGGCGAGGAGCTGCCGCCTGAGGTTCGCAGCGGGCAACGCCTCACGGGGATGTCGGCTCATCAGTCGTCGCTTCCGATTGCCGGTTCGCATTTCAAATTCTCTCAGCACGGGGAGTCGGGCGCCTGGCTGAGCGAGCTGCTCCCCTACCACCGCGACATTGTTGATGATGTTTGCTTCATCAAGTCGATGCACACCGAGGCGATCAATCACGACCCGGCGATCACCATGTTCCAAACCGGCTCGCAGATTGCCGGCCGGCCTTCGTTGGGGGCTTGGCTTTCTTATGGCCTGGGCAGCGAAAACCAAGACCTGCCGTCGTTCATCGTTCTGGTTTCCGCCGGTCAGGGCGGGCAACCGTTGTATGCCCGTCTGTGGGGCAATGGTTTTCTCGATTCCAAGTATCAAGGCGTGCAGTTCCGCGGCGGTGCGGAGCCGGTGCTCTACCTGTCGAACCCCGAAGGCATCCCCGCCGCGCGTCGCCGGGCACAGCTCGACGCGATCAACGCGTTGAACCAGCATCAATTCGATAAGGAACTCGACCCGGAAATCGAATCGCGCATCTCGCAGTACGAAATGGCGTTCCGCATGCAGACCAGCGTTCCCGATGTCGCGGACTTCTCCGATGAACCCGCTTCGACCTTTGAACTTTACGGCGAGGACGCCAAAAAGCCTGGCACGTTTGCGGCAAATTGTTTGCTCGCGCGACGGTTGGCGGAGCGGGACGTTCGTTTCATTCAGTTGTATCACCAAGGCTGGGATCACCACGGCAACTTGCCCAACTCGATTCGCGGGCAAGCGAAGGAAACCGATCAGGCCTCGGCAGCGCTCGTGAAAGACTTGAAACGACTCGGCCTGCTTGAAGACACGCTCGTGATTTGGGGCGGCGAGTTTGGGCGGACCTCCTACACGCAAGGGATTTTGACAAACACAAACTACGGCCGCGACCACCATCCCCGTTGCTTCACTACGTGGATGGCCGGCGGCGGCGTGAAGCCGGGCATCTCCTACGGCACGACCGACGAGTTCAGCTACAACATCGCCGAGGATGGCGTGCACGTCCACGATTTCAACGCGACCCTCCTGCACCTGATGGGCATCGACCACGAACGCCTCACCTACCGCTACCAAGGCCGCCGCTTCCGGCTGACTGATGTGCACGGTCACGTGCTAGATAAAATCATCGCTTAA